The region CAATCATTTGGTTTTATTAATATCTGTTAATTCTTGCAATTTTTTAATGTAGTCTCCCAACCATTTGTGTATTTCTTGAGCACTTTGTAGATTTAAAATTATACCATTTTTTACTATTCTTACCATACTGGATTTCAAATCGGATGGTTCATTGTCTATTTCATCCCCAAGCATACCCTCTTTGGTTATTTCATATGATTGGGATATTGGCAATCCATGTCTTTCAAAATAGAAATTAATTACTAACTCCCCACGGGGATTTATGCCACCAAAGGCACCATTGATATAAATCGGATTGTAGTCTTCAGAAAATATATATTTAAACTTTATTACTTCTTTATCAGACATGGTATTTTCCTTAGTTTATTTTTCAATAAAGTCAAAAAGAATGGTCATTTTAATTTGCGTATTGACAATACGCGTAGTCAATTTACTAAATCGTTTCCTTTGTGTCAAGTAGTATTTTTAAGCCAGGATTATATGGCAAATACAATAGTTTTTGTTCGTGTCCGCAAAGGGCGTGCTCAATATTTTCGGTGTCGTTTCCGATAATAAAACGTGTGCGTTGTTTCCGACACAAGCGAATCAGGATGGAACACAGGCGGGAAAAGCGATACACCCCTGCCGGAAGGAACAAGCAGGCAATGGATCAATAGTCACCCCAAAAAGAGTGTCTTCTCTTGCAATTTACGATTTTATTTTTTATATTAGTTTTACTCATTTTTTATTTAAGACAAAATATTTTCTATGTTCTTATTTAATAATATATTATAAAATTTTTCATTACGAAGATTTATCCGTTCAATCGTAATCTTTGTGCCGAAAATAAGAGATAATCTTCCAATGAAAATTATTTACTAAGCGTGCGGCCGCGAGTATGATTTTTGCAAGCACATGATTTGAAATTCGACTTGAAACGTTTAGCCAAATTAAACCGGAGTGTCTATGACCATTCATTCGAAACCTTCTGCGGAATTGAAATTGCCCGAAGCCCTTCGTCGGTTATCGGATCTGGCCTACAATTTTTGGACCGGCTGGCAGCCCGATGTTCAGGAACTTTTTCGAAGTATGAACCCGGATGTGTGGGAGGCTTTTTTACACTGTCCGCTGCAGGTTCTTAAACAAACCCCTTTTGAAAAACTCCAGCGGCTGGCAGACCAGCCCTCATTTCTGGAAAAATACGAGGCAGCTCTTCAAAAATTTGATGCCTACATGAGCAGCTCAGGAACCTGGTTCCACAAAAATGCTCCCAATCCCGACATGAACCCCATTGCCTATTTTTCAGCCGAGTACGGCATTCACGAATCGTTTCCAATGTATTCCGGGGGATTGGGCGTGCTTTCCGGTGATCACTGCAAATCCGCCAGTGACCTGGGACTTCCGTTTGTGGCAGTGGGACTTCTGTACCAGCAGGGATTCTTTACCCAGCAAATTGATCGGGATGGCAACCAAAAAGCTGTTTATACCACGTACAACCCAGAGAATCTGGCACTTCAGGAAGTGGTGGACAGCGAAGGAAACGACCTGCGAGTTCGATTGAGCATTGGGGAGCGGGAAGTTCAGGCGAAAATCTGGAAACTGGCTGTCGGTCGAATCAATGTGCTGCTTTTGGATGTAAACCTTCCGGAAAATCATCCGGAGGATCGGGGAATTAATGCCCAACTTTATCACGCAGACCACGACACCCGCATTCGGCAGGAAATGCTTCTGGGGATCGGCGGCGCCCGCGCACTCAAGGCGCTGGGAATCACGCCGTCTGTCTGGCACATGAACGAAGGCCATTCTGCCTTTATGGGCCTGGAGCGCATCCGCGACTTTATGGCTAACCAAAATCTTTCATTTGATGAAGCGGTGGAAGCCGTACGGGCTAATGCGATATTCACTACCCACACCCCCGTTCCGGCCGGCCATGATGAGTTTCATTATGGATTGGTCGATTATTATTTTCAGCGCTACTGGAATCACCTGGGGCTTCCCCGGGACAAGGTTTTTGAATTGGGAAAAGACGGTTACCGGACAGGGGACCGTTTTAGTATGACTGTTTTGGCCATTAAACTTTCCAGTTACCGGAACGGCGTGAGTCAGCTGCACGGGAAGGTTTCGCAGCACATCTGGCATGATTTGTGGCCGGAACTGCCCGAAAATCAGGTTCCCATTGGCGCCATTACAAATGGGGTGCACACCCCCTCCTGGATGGCTTCTGATGTACAGAGACTGACCGCCCGCACATTTGGGGAGGATTGGAAAGATCACCTGACGGATGCCGGGTACTGGCAAAGGTCTGCTGAACTTCCAAAAGAGGAGTTCTGGAAGATTCACACGCTCTGGAAATCTAATTTGATCCAGGAAATTCGGAGGCGGTTAAAGGTACAATTTGCCCGTGAAGGCCTGCCGGCGGATGAAGTCGATTCTTACCTGGATCCAAATGTTTTGACCATCGGTTTTGCGCGGCGATTTGCCACCTATAAACGGGCAAATCTGATTTTCAGAGACATCGAACGCCTGAAAGCGATTTTGAACCACAGCGAAAAACCTGTTCAGATTATTTTTGCGGGGAAAGCCCACCCGGCCGACCAGCCCGGACAGGCGGTCCTCAGGGACATCTTTCAACACAGCCGGGAAGACGGATTTCGGGGAAAGATTGTTCTGGTAGAAAATTACGATCTGGCGCTGGCCAAACTCCTGGTGGCAGGAAGTGATGTCTGGTTGAATAATCCGCGCAAGCCTCAGGAAGCCAGCGGAACCAGCGGGATGAAGGCCATCCTGAACGGTGGGATCAATTTCAGTGTATTGGATGGCTGGTGGGTGGAAGGCTACAACGGAAAGAATGGTTGGGAAATCGGCCCAAATGATCCTCCGAATGACCCCAACCTTCAGGATGAAATGGACGTCCGGTCGCTGTACGAAACACTGGAAAGCCAGATTATTCCGCTTTATTACCGGCAGAATGAAAAGGGCATTCCCGAGGCGTGGATAGACAAAGCATTTGAATCGTACCGAAGTCTTATTTCCTTTTTCAGCACAGACCGGATGGTGGCCGAATATTTTGAAAAATTCTACAGTAAAGCTTCGGAAGCCGACCGATTCCAAAGAGAAAGGGAATCGGAACAGGCTGTTTATTGAAATTCCGGAGGGCGATTCGCTGCAGAATCGCCCTACTTTGTACGAATTTCTGTTAAGTCCACTCGTTCAATAAGCGCATCTGTGTTGGAATAAACCTCCGCAAAAACCCTTTTCCCCTCCACAGAAAACAGTACAAAATTCTGCAAGGACGTAAATTTCTTCACCCATTTTTCCCAGGGTGGGTGTTCTTTTTCATAATAGGGAGCCCCCATGCCGCCGGAAATAATCTGCCACACCGGATATTTGAAATTGGGGTTGGGAGAGAAGCGGTCTAATGTACCGTCACCATCCGTGTCGTCCACGGCAGGAATCCCGACCGGTGTTTGAGCTGTAATGAGAGCCCGGGAGTAATTGTGTTCATCACCGTCCAAAACAGCCAAAACCTTTTGATGGCTGCTGAACAGGGTCCAGAGGGTGTTTCGCCGTTCGATAATGCCTTCTTTTAAATGATTTAATTTTTTGTGCTTATAATCGTAAACACCGGGCCGCAGAGTGTTGTTGCCGTGGTACCACATTCCGGAATTCAGATGGCCCCCGTTGGGAAATGCCGGCGTGTGTGCGGCCAAAATAACCCAATCGACCGTCGGATCCTTTTCTGCCCGATCCAACTCTTTCTTCAACCAATTGAACTGTACGTCCAGAATGTAACCATCAAAATTGCCGCCGTATTTCATGAAATGATTCGAAAACCAGTAATTCGTATCGAAACTAATGAGTAAAATGTTGCCGTACTGGAACGCGTACACATTCTCCTTGTACGTGGGAAAATCTGTTTTTTTCGGATTGGGATCGTAAGAAGCACCATCTTCAGAAGCAGGACCGTTTAGTGGATTGATAAATTCCTGCGCAAACAGGGCCTCGGCGCTCAGCGTGGCGTAAGGCCATTTGTCGAAACCGGCACCGTAGTGGGAACCGTCGTCAAACCCATTCAGCAGCGTCTCGTGGTTACCCTTGACCACGTACACCGGCCGATAGTGGCCGAACGGTTCAATGGCGTTTTTCCAGCTCTGGAGCTCCATTCGGTAGTCCTCAGCCGAGGTGGTGTAACCATCAATCAAATCGCCTACCATCAGAATGAAACGGGCCCCTTTTCGGTACGCCGCTGTTGCAAAATGGGTAACCGTTTTGTAATTCACCGTGTTGATGTTCAGTTCGCCGCCCCCAAAACCGGAACGGCTGTCAGACATGAAGGCGAATTTGAAATGGCTGGCCCCCTTGGGTGGAGCCGTTTGAAAGGAGAATTCCCGTGAGGTGACCGAGCCGGATTTTCCTGTAGACGTTACCCGGTACGAATAATCCACGCAGGGCGAAAGGCCTGTGACCAGCACTTCGTGGCGCCGGGCCCTTTTGGAATCGACAACTTTTTTCCCGTTTATCCAGACGGTACCCTGGCTGGGTTCATCTGTTGCCCATGAAATGACCACCCGGTCGGGGGCATCGGAACGAATAAGGTTCACAAACGGGCCTTCGGTAAGGGTTAAAGCCCGGTAGAAAATGCCGTTCTTTTTCACGAAATGGACACGGGCATCGTAGGTACGCATGGCCCGGATCGAAGGATCCCACACCTCAATTCGGTAGGGCATGCAGCCTTCTTTGGTTTTAGCCCAACCGTTGTCATCGTATGTGGGTCTGAAATACGCACGAATATCCAAAAACCCCTTCCCTTTTTCAATTCGAGATGCCCTCCGGTAGCGTGGAAATGTGAGTATGGCATCTTTTTGATACACGCCAAATGAAAGACGCCCGGTTAGGGTCGTGTCCCTCAAATCCAGAAACAGGCCGTTTTGGTTGCCTTTCGGCAAAACATTCCACACCTGATTGTGGCGCAAAAAGAAATTCTCTTCTGCTTTTTTCGTCGGGAGATTGGGAACTTGGACAGGCAATTTTTCTCCGCTCAAAGCGATGTCATTAAGAAAAGCGATCACCCCAAAGACCAAAACCATCCAGATGAGTTTGTTTTTCATGATTGCATCCCTATTTTTCTTAAACGTCCGGTTTATTTCGCGATTTAATATTTTCGTGTCTGCGAGTCATGAATAATCCAGGCAGAACTTGAGTGAAATCAAACGGTCTAAACTCATTTTATGCCGATTGATAACCGTTGGGGCCAGCCTCTTTTGACAGGCCCTTCAGCTCACACCCCTTTTCGAATTAGCCCGCGGATTTGCTGCCGGAAATTTTCGATTTCTCCGCTTTCTGAAAAACTGTAGTAGCGGTTTTCACCCACGATGATGTGATCCAGCAGCGGAATCTGGAGCGCCTCTCCGGCAATCACCAGAGCACGCGTGGTTTTGATGTCATCCGTGCTGGGATCGGGGCTGCCCGAAGGGTGGTTGTGGGCACACACAATGTTGGTAGCGCCGTAACGGTTGGCCAGTGCGAAAATTTCCCGAAACGGAACCAGACTCTCCGTAAGCGTCCCTTGACTGACGGTGTGCATTTCCAAAATTTGGTTTCTGGCGTTGAGGAAAAGAACCTTAAATACCTCTTTTTTTAAATCGCGGAGCTGAGGCAAAATAAACTCGTACACCTGTTGAGGCGAATAGATTTTTCCAAGATCCCGCTTTTTCTCCGACATCACCCGCTCGCCGAGGGCAACAGCCGCTTTCAATTGCGCCACTTTTGCTACGCTGAGCCCGTGAATGCGGTACAACTCCTCGGGGGCCCAGTTGGCCAGGGCACGCAATCCGCCGGTTTCCTGCAAAATCTGTCGACCCAAATCGACGGCACTCATCCCGGGAACCCCCACCCGCAGCAAAATGGCCAGCAGCTCGGCGTTGCTCAGGGAGTCGGCCCCCTGCTTCAGGAGTTTTTCTCTGGGCCGGTCTTCTTCCGGCCAGTTGGAAATGGATTTTTCGTACACTTTTCGATGGGGAGAAGTCATTATGTCCTTCGTCCGATCCGGTGCAGGGTCATCATGTTGGTGGTCCCTTTTACGCCCAGCGGTGCCCCTGAAACGATCACAATAGAATCTCCCTGGGTGACCAGGCCGTCAGAAAGAAGGGCCTTTTCCACGCGTTGAATCATTTCATCGAGAGAATTGATCATGTCAATCTTTCGGGTAGTGGTGCCCCAATTAAGAAGGAGTCTGTGACGAACCTTTTCAGAAAGCGTAAACGCCACAATTTGTGTGGACGGCCTGTATTTGGAGATCAAACGAGCCGTAAAACCCGACTGGGTAAATGCGACAATGGCCCGGGCATTCAGTTCCAGAGCCGCTTCACAAGCGGCCTCGCTAATGGAATCGGGAAAGGTCTTTTGGGCATGTCGGCCGCTCGGAAGCACAGGGTGTGCGTCTTCCCGTGAATGCTGTTCCGCTTCTTCGATGATTTTTCGCATCATTTGAACGGATTCTACAGGGTATTCACCGGCCGCTGTTTCCGCAGAAAGCATGACGGCATCGGTGCCATCGAAAATGGCGTTTGCTACATCGGAGGCTTCAGCGCGGGTGGGCCGGGGCTGGAAACGCATGGATTCCAACATCTGTGTGGCGGTGATCACCGGAATGCTTTTTTCAATACATTTTCGGATGATGTCCTTTTGAATGATCGGCACTTTTTCCGGATTCATTTCCACGCCCAGGTCGCCGCGGGCCACCATGGCGGCATCGGCTACTGACAGAATATCGTCCAGATTCTCAATGGCCTCGGGTTTTTCCAGTTTGGCAATAACGGGAATGTCCGTGCCCTCATCTTCGATGAGTTTTTTGAGCTCCGCAACATCCAGCGGTGTCCGAACAAAAGATAACGCCACAAAATCCACCTTTTGTTCAATTCCAAATTTCAGGTCGATTTTATCCTTTTCCGTCAGCGAAGGGGTGCTGAGTTTGACGCCCGGCAGATTAATTCCCTTGTGGGAACCAAGAGGTCCCCCGTGAATGACCTCACAAATCACCTTGGTATCGGCTGTTTTCGTTACCCGGAGTTCCAGCAGGCCATCGTCAAGAAGAATGCGGTCGCCCGGAGAAACATCCTTGGGCAAATGCTTGTAGGTTGTGGAAATCATTTCGGTTGTGCCGGTCAAAGGCTCCGTTGTGATGGTGATTTTCTGGCCATCCTTGAGAAGGATGTGCCCATCTTTGATTGGACCGACACGGATTTTGGGCCCTTGAAGGTCCTGAAGAATTCCAATCGGGCGGTTGAGCTTTTTTGATAGATTCCGAACAATTTGGATCATGCGGGCGTGTTCATCGTGGGTGCCGTGTGAAAAATTGAGTCGGACCACATCCACACCTGTTTGAATCAGCTTTTGAATAATTTCAGGGGAATTGCTCGCAGGTCCGAGGGTGGCAATAATTTTTGCACGTTTCATGGTATCTCCTCTTTTTGAAGAAGAAATTCAAATGGGGCAAGCCGCCAGTGGAATTTTCGATCGGGAGCCGTGCAGAATGCGTTCAGGCGAAAAACGATATTTTCCCGATTGCATCGGTAGAACGTGTTTGTGTCGAAAACAAAACCATGCCCCGGCCTAACAGAAGAATGTCGTTTTAAATTCAAGCCCGCCAAACAGCGGGCTTGTTTCATCGCAATTAATCATTAACAAGGTAACTGAATCGTTCTTTGAATTCAGACACAGTCATTTTTCCCGCATCGGCCAATTTTTTCAGCATTTCAGGATCATCAAAATCCTTTTTGGTCAGCCGAATCATGTATTCCCGTGCCACAGCATAGGAATCGGTTTTCACATCGACCAATCGCACGGACATTTTGCCGGTTTTTTCGTCCAGAATATCCTCAAATGGAATAGGAATGAGTTTCCCGGCATCCACATAAATAAGGGCTCCATTGGGCGCCTTTGCGACCAAATCATCACTAATCAGGAATTTAATGGCGCTGTATCCCAGGTCGCGCACGTACTCGCAGTCAAATGGAATGGGTGGGGCTGAACGCAGCTCGTAGCCGATGTTTCCGGTGACCATTCGGAATTTTTCGCCGCGCTGTTGAAACCGGTGCTCCAATTCGTACTTGATAATTCGTCCCAGATCGATTTCAGCCAGGCGAATGTGTCCGTAATCATCGTAGTCAATTCGCATGCCTTCGATGGCTTGCAGTTCTTCCACGTCCAGTTTCTCGGCGATTCCTTCAGCCAGCACCACAACACCATCCTGGCGGCCCTTGACCCGGCGCTTGAGAATGGAGCCCTCAATAATATCACAG is a window of Calditrichota bacterium DNA encoding:
- a CDS encoding glycosyltransferase family 1 protein gives rise to the protein MTIHSKPSAELKLPEALRRLSDLAYNFWTGWQPDVQELFRSMNPDVWEAFLHCPLQVLKQTPFEKLQRLADQPSFLEKYEAALQKFDAYMSSSGTWFHKNAPNPDMNPIAYFSAEYGIHESFPMYSGGLGVLSGDHCKSASDLGLPFVAVGLLYQQGFFTQQIDRDGNQKAVYTTYNPENLALQEVVDSEGNDLRVRLSIGEREVQAKIWKLAVGRINVLLLDVNLPENHPEDRGINAQLYHADHDTRIRQEMLLGIGGARALKALGITPSVWHMNEGHSAFMGLERIRDFMANQNLSFDEAVEAVRANAIFTTHTPVPAGHDEFHYGLVDYYFQRYWNHLGLPRDKVFELGKDGYRTGDRFSMTVLAIKLSSYRNGVSQLHGKVSQHIWHDLWPELPENQVPIGAITNGVHTPSWMASDVQRLTARTFGEDWKDHLTDAGYWQRSAELPKEEFWKIHTLWKSNLIQEIRRRLKVQFAREGLPADEVDSYLDPNVLTIGFARRFATYKRANLIFRDIERLKAILNHSEKPVQIIFAGKAHPADQPGQAVLRDIFQHSREDGFRGKIVLVENYDLALAKLLVAGSDVWLNNPRKPQEASGTSGMKAILNGGINFSVLDGWWVEGYNGKNGWEIGPNDPPNDPNLQDEMDVRSLYETLESQIIPLYYRQNEKGIPEAWIDKAFESYRSLISFFSTDRMVAEYFEKFYSKASEADRFQRERESEQAVY
- a CDS encoding JAB domain-containing protein, which produces MTSPHRKVYEKSISNWPEEDRPREKLLKQGADSLSNAELLAILLRVGVPGMSAVDLGRQILQETGGLRALANWAPEELYRIHGLSVAKVAQLKAAVALGERVMSEKKRDLGKIYSPQQVYEFILPQLRDLKKEVFKVLFLNARNQILEMHTVSQGTLTESLVPFREIFALANRYGATNIVCAHNHPSGSPDPSTDDIKTTRALVIAGEALQIPLLDHIIVGENRYYSFSESGEIENFRQQIRGLIRKGV
- the pyk gene encoding pyruvate kinase, with the protein product MKRAKIIATLGPASNSPEIIQKLIQTGVDVVRLNFSHGTHDEHARMIQIVRNLSKKLNRPIGILQDLQGPKIRVGPIKDGHILLKDGQKITITTEPLTGTTEMISTTYKHLPKDVSPGDRILLDDGLLELRVTKTADTKVICEVIHGGPLGSHKGINLPGVKLSTPSLTEKDKIDLKFGIEQKVDFVALSFVRTPLDVAELKKLIEDEGTDIPVIAKLEKPEAIENLDDILSVADAAMVARGDLGVEMNPEKVPIIQKDIIRKCIEKSIPVITATQMLESMRFQPRPTRAEASDVANAIFDGTDAVMLSAETAAGEYPVESVQMMRKIIEEAEQHSREDAHPVLPSGRHAQKTFPDSISEAACEAALELNARAIVAFTQSGFTARLISKYRPSTQIVAFTLSEKVRHRLLLNWGTTTRKIDMINSLDEMIQRVEKALLSDGLVTQGDSIVIVSGAPLGVKGTTNMMTLHRIGRRT
- a CDS encoding metallophosphoesterase family protein — its product is MKNKLIWMVLVFGVIAFLNDIALSGEKLPVQVPNLPTKKAEENFFLRHNQVWNVLPKGNQNGLFLDLRDTTLTGRLSFGVYQKDAILTFPRYRRASRIEKGKGFLDIRAYFRPTYDDNGWAKTKEGCMPYRIEVWDPSIRAMRTYDARVHFVKKNGIFYRALTLTEGPFVNLIRSDAPDRVVISWATDEPSQGTVWINGKKVVDSKRARRHEVLVTGLSPCVDYSYRVTSTGKSGSVTSREFSFQTAPPKGASHFKFAFMSDSRSGFGGGELNINTVNYKTVTHFATAAYRKGARFILMVGDLIDGYTTSAEDYRMELQSWKNAIEPFGHYRPVYVVKGNHETLLNGFDDGSHYGAGFDKWPYATLSAEALFAQEFINPLNGPASEDGASYDPNPKKTDFPTYKENVYAFQYGNILLISFDTNYWFSNHFMKYGGNFDGYILDVQFNWLKKELDRAEKDPTVDWVILAAHTPAFPNGGHLNSGMWYHGNNTLRPGVYDYKHKKLNHLKEGIIERRNTLWTLFSSHQKVLAVLDGDEHNYSRALITAQTPVGIPAVDDTDGDGTLDRFSPNPNFKYPVWQIISGGMGAPYYEKEHPPWEKWVKKFTSLQNFVLFSVEGKRVFAEVYSNTDALIERVDLTEIRTK